In the genome of Brachypodium distachyon strain Bd21 chromosome 3, Brachypodium_distachyon_v3.0, whole genome shotgun sequence, the window TTAAAGCCCAACGATTAGTCACGGACACGGCTCTCAACGGTAACGAGAAAGAGATACTACATGAGCGAAAGCAGTATGGATGGTGCTAAGACAGCTCAACAATGACGCCCACTTACCTAACATTGAGCGTGATTCAGTCAAGGGCCAATTTCCTTTCTCTTCAAGGACGGATTTTCTAGAATACTCTGCAATGACGAATTGGGGATGGATCGTCTCACCGCCGCGGGCGGTTTTCTTAATCAACGGTGCTCAAATGCTCAATACTTctgtatcatccagaactcaAAACAATATCAGTGATATGATATCACTAGTGCCGGCTTGTTCCGACAAAATGTGCCGTTTACAATTTTAAAATCTTGCCTGAAAACAACAGCAGGGAATTTTTCAAGGAAACCTTTGGGCACGCTATACGCATACCCAGTAGGAACAGGAACATGTGTGCATCGAGAATAGGTCACGCGAAGCAGTATGAGTAGTTGGACACgccatgattttctttttcccaaACCACAAGCATGCCAATGCCATACGAGAGTACGTAAAGCTGTTCATGGCGGCGGACAGCGTCCGTCGTCCTCCGCGACGGAGCTCTCCCAAACACCTACCGCGTTACCAACCTCCTTCACATGGTTTACCATAAATTTGACGGAACCTTTGTCAATCCGTGCATAATACGACGATACGAGGGTCTAAAAAATGCCGATTATACGGAAATCCTCGACACATGGCCAGGACGGCAGGACCGGTTCCGGCCGGGTCGGAAAATCGTTTTCACAGTGCCGGAGCATGGGTGTCGAAATTCACGAATAAATTGCCCAGAGGCCAGACCGTTTCCTTcattttcaatatttttttaaataaattagcCCGTTGTAATATAAAACTACTCAAAATTCAGCCTGAGGCCAGGACTCCAAGATTTAAGATAAAAGaagagagaattccatatttgccattGAGAATTTGTCCGTATGCCCAAATGCCACTGAGAATTTTCCTGTTTCAaatatgccactcaaattttggaCGGGGTACTAATATGCCATtaccgttagttgaccgctagttgaccgttaagtaGAAGATGAAAAGACAATTTTGCCCCTATGTAGTATGTTGATGTTCCGTCTACAACAAATTACTCATTTTAGAAAACTTAGCTTTTCAAGGTTTTTAAGATGCCCGCAATACCATTTCGGAGTAAGTTTCGGAAATAATGATTTTAGCATGAAAAATTGGAAAATTTCAACAACACTTCCCTTGTTTTTAAGTAACATCACAAAATTCATAATAGATTCAGCAAATTAATAGACTAAAACTCATTATAATTtgtggagagagagggagagagtgACCGAGAGGGTATTTtagttttcttgtttctttttgttttctctgacCTGTGGACCAGGGGTATTTCGGTCAATATGAAATTgacttaacggtcaactagcaGTCAACTAAcggcagtggcatatttgtacccCATGTAAATTttgagtggcatatttggaaaattctcaatgaggaagaagggtcccctaaaaaaaaactagcgaCCAGGGAGCTGAGACTTGCCACTTtgcgaggaagaaggggcGATCATCTTGCTACGCTCTACTCTGTCTTTGACCGACCGGCaaagagtaaattacaaaaaaccaccacattagtGGCTAGGCTTTCACATAGATACCAGTTACATTTTGATAACTAAAAACTACCGGATTGCGCTAAGTGTCTGGTTGCTAGCAAATAATCACGAAACTGACGGGACGGGTCCACCGGTCAGCTGGCGTCCAGTGTGGCCTCGTTGGGGAGACCGAAGTCAAGGGCACCGCCGTATCGCTAACAAGCATCAACAAGGGTGTCCACCTAGTGGCAGCAGCGCAGCCCCCCtgccctctccctcctcgcaGGCGGCTCCCGatccaccaccagcagcagaagcCCGCCCGCCAGgaagaggtggcggcggcggaagcccgGAGGGTGGTCCGTCAGGGCCGTCGATCTCGCGAAATCGGAGCAGGCGCATggatgggaggaggagggcctGGAGCGAGCGGAGGCTGtaggcgtcggcggcgccggaggtgtGCACGACCGGATGCGCCCCGGGCATGAGGATCCGCGCGACCTCGGCAGCGAGATCTGACGGGCGCTTGGAGGAGGAGTCGTcgagggcgcgggcggcgaggacgaagtCGACGGACGATGCGGGGaagggcaggcggcggccgtcCCCCATGACGGctagcggcgggcggcgcttcctagcgaaggcgatgtcgccGTGCACGCCGAGCTCCCGCGGCGCGAGCTCCGCCTCCTGCGCGCGAGGCCGAGGAAGACAGCTCGGGAGGACCGGGTCAGGAGAGGTTGTCATCGCTGCCGCGGCCGTACCCCGCGAGGAGCGCCGCATGGAAGCGGTAGCTGACCCAACAACGCGCTTCGTCCTTGGTCCGCGATGCCCTCGATCTCTTGCGCGTGTTCATGCGGCTAACGACGGCGAGCAGCGGCAGACGGCGTCGTGGCAGGGAAGCttgggcggccggaggcgcggAAGAGGGCGGAGCCGGCCTCTCGCGAGGTCGGTGCGGTCCTCGCAGCCTGGTTGACGAGGCTGTGTAGGTGCAGAGGCGGCAGCTCCAAGCTTGGTGATGCCTGGACAGAGATGTAGAAGACGGCCACGGGTCGAGTGGTTCGAGGCATGTATTCCCCCAACAGTTGGATAGGTGCTCCGCTGGAAAGACAGAGTGGGCCATAACTGCGAGAAACGTGCTTATTGGCTAACAAGCGAGAGTTAAGTAAATTCGGTGGTTTTTAGTCACCAAAACGTAAACTGGTATCTATGTGAAACCCTAAACGCTAATGTGGTGGTTTCTGTAATTTactgtgaaatcatatgtgatgtaaCTTTGGCAAGTGTTtagtgaaacattgatgtggatacattgggtaatatggatacttatgtgatgacatgtatcttgtttgctagtggtgtgttgatccattagttttttATGTGAAATCATGccgtgagttgtgtggaacttagcttgagtcaagtcgtggacttgtgctcgtattggttatttgtgtgttcgctttcaggtgtttcCATAGCTAGAGTAACGTGGTCGATGAAAGGATCGAGTGACGaaacttgggagaagctgaggtcgaggatcaagatcatgcgggacgttcgtgcgaaggaacaatggaagtgaaaaCTATAATGATCCGgaagggcaccggtttgtcgtacgttgtttatactggagatgtacggtatttgagatattcgacacgtgatggtcgagttttgaagacatcacaagaagagtggatggcatggagtggtacggacgtgaagacatgtaggtcTAGCCATGGCTGGATGAGAGATGTTTGAAAATTAAACAGTAGAGTTATCAAGATGACGTCGATGGAAAAGcggtccacatgaaagttgtgcgcgttgTCGAGaagaacaactttgcttttggaatcatctcaatccgaggtcatATTCGGGCCACATGGGCAGAATACCAatcgggacagaggagttcgtgttggattcggactcgatTTAGGGTCgtgaattttcccttataaatagagctCGTTCTAGCTAGGTTTTTAGCAAAGACGTGAGGAAATTCAGAGTTTTGGATCTaaatcaattcttggagagttcttagATGAATGGTTGCATCtatctgttcttctcggatcttcgtgaaatcttcgtgctagatctttatAACAATTTGGTGCAGCTTTCTCACAGGATCGTAACACGTCGCTGTTTTCTCACGAGATCAAGGCaaagattgcgattaattcgTCTCTCGCACATTCTAATTTGCAGACGTGCCCACGACTGTCTTCGCGTGCGGCGCCCTCCTGACCGTGCGATACATATCGCCTCTCCCCCATCTCTCTCGCTTCTTATTTCCTGAAGACGCCCCCGTTCTCTCACCACCTCCTCTGatccatggcggccacgcGTGCTGGGGCCGAAGCAGTTCGCGGCGCGACAGCAAAGCGAGGCGGGTTCGTGGCGGAGCGACGCGGGCCCGGGGCTGAGCAGGGCGCTCGTGGCGACGGCAGAGGGGCGCGGGTTGGGGCGGAGCAGGGCTTGCGAAGGCCGCGGTAGAGCAGGGAGCGGGCTGGGGGCGGAGCTGGGCgcacggcggtggcggagctgcGTGGGCAGGGGGCGATGctgggcgcgcggcggcgacagaACTGCCCCGAGAAGCATCAGGCGGTCTAGGCGGGTCTTCTTGTGCTTCGATTGGACGACAGCGACGCACCGGAGATGCTGGCGACGTCGGAGTGGTGGCGGGTTGCAGAGTCGACGACGTGAGCTCGCCTGGGAGCTCGGAACTGGGAATTTAGGGGCGGGGTAGCTTCTGTAGGTCCTGGTGATGCTATAAACGCGAGGAATTGAAGAACCTCTGGTGGAGCGGTCGCCATTTGACAGGAATTGGTGCTGACTGAGCTTCTTGCCGGAGCTTGAATTGAGGACCAAGTGGGGGAGGGAAAGAGAGGCAGAGGCACGgcttagagcatcttcaaGAATTTTGGGAGGAGATTTTGGGGATGCTCTTAGGGCTTCCAGGACGTGCTAAAGCCAAATTCAGTATTTTTTATAATTTGGCAACGGTGCTACACGTGTTTTTCCTCTCCAGTGTGAAGGAATGCCAAATTTCTGAGAATGGGACCTACCGAAGAGTAAACtatctttatttttctaaCCGCTCTCTATTCTTTGAGCAACCGATGCCTTATCTCTTCCTGTTTACTCCTATCTTCTTCAACCTTCTCCTCCAAAAGCTCAAAGAGGAAGAGATCTAGCAGCGCCAGGGACGGATTGAGGGAgagtagagagagagagcgcgcgCTCCGGCCGGTACCACCTGCTGCCGTCCGTCGTCAGCCGCGCTGAAGAAGCACCACGCTGCCGGCCGCGCCGGAGTTCGCCCTCGCCTGACGGAGTCGCATCGAATCGCCGCTGGGAGCTCGTCCTCGCGGGCCTGGTCTCCCTTTCTCCTTTCCACCATTCTCCAACGTTCCTTCGTCTTCGATGCTTCCGTGCCATGGCGCGAGGGATGGAAGACAGTCAATGATCGAATTTTTTATTCTCAAGCCAAATTTGGAGCCAGAGCACCTACTCGCTCCGGTGCCCAAAATTCTAAATTTATCTTAACCGGTTGATAAGACTTGCTAGATATGGATAGCTATTCTACCAAACCCTGTGTGTTTAATGGTGTTGATTTTTAGTTTTGGAAGACGAAAATGAAGATAGACACCATGACACAAAGATATGCCATATGGGAGAAGGTCGCCAAGCCCTATGAGCTTTCCGCGGACGATGCGATCACACCAACAAACTTGGTCCACGTGGAGAACAACTAGAAGGAGAGGAACTACATCATCCAAGGTCTACAACAAAGTGACTTCGATCGTGTCGCTCACCTTGCATCCGCTCATGAGGTATGGAACGCATTTTATAGTTATTATGAAGGATCAAACTCTGTTAAGGAGGTGTGTcaggacatgtacaaaaaggagtacatgagatttgagatgaatacaggtgaatctttggatgaattCTTTGCACGCTTTAATAAGATTCTCAGCAACTTACGTGCATTAGGTGTTACTTATACTGATGTTGAGGCTTCTAAGCAACTTTTGAGTGCATTAGATATGTCCATATTTTTACTAGGAGAACcggttccaaatcaattgcacttgttacTAACCCTGACAGCTCTAATGATGGTACTTCTACATATTGCTATGCtctgtcttctttgtctcaactaactgatgaacagctagagcaatacccagaggaagaattggcactcctcacctctcgttttacacgtgccctgcaaaatgttcgttcaaggaagagaggtgggAACAATGCTCCAAGGTGCTTTGAATGTAGTGATCCAAATCACTTGCGCCAAAATTGTCCCaaattcttatccaagatggcgaaagaaaaaatgggaggacaagaagaagaagagccccTTTAgcatcaagaataaaaagaggggcgactttgctcgagcggtggctcacagtattttctctgtaatcaatgaatatggtgaaccatgcttgagtgatgtggatatcgagtctgatgaagatgatgcatccaaaggcaAGCGCGACATTAATGGGATGTGTCTTATGGTTAGCAACAAGAATGTTACCTCCTGCAACGCCTACGACAGTGACAGGAACAATGAGGCACTTCGCGTGAGGAAGGAGAACATATGGCTAGTGGACTCCGGTTGTTCTCgtcacatgaccggtgataAAAATTGGTTCTCCTCCCTCAAACGTGTATCTCAGGCTGAAAGTGTAACCTCTGGAGATGCTTCTACCTCTACTGTTGTGGCGAAAGGTACAGTAAAGGTAACCGACAATTTTGTGTTCAAAGATGTTGCTTTGGTTGAAAATCTAAAATACAACTTATTGTCGGTTTCAAAAATGATTGATGAGGATCTTGAAGTATGTTTCAAGAAGAGTGCTTGCAAAGTTTTAGATGCTTCGGGTGATCTTGTTTTTGATATATCACGTTTTGCGAAAGTTTTTAAGGCTAATTTTCATGCTGCTTCAGATGCAAAATTTAGGTGTCTAGTTGCCAACACATCTACAGATTTATTATTTTGGCATCGTAGACTTGGGCATATTGGTTTTGATCATCTTACTCGCATTAGTGGTATGAATGTCTTAAATGGTTTGCCTAAACTTAAGGgagaaaaacatgttgtatGCTCTCCGTGTAGACATGGTAAGATGGTTGCAAGTTCTCATGCACGCATTACTAGTGTCATGACTGATGCTCCAGGACAGCTTCTACACCTTGATACAGTTGGTCCATCAAGAGTACAATCTTTTGGTGGTAAGTGGTATGTTCtggtgattgttgatgattattcaagatattattgggtttattttatggcATCTAAGGATGAGGCTTTTAGTCATTTTAAGAGCCTTGTGAATAGATTAAGTGTTGAGCACTCAGGATCTTTGAAAACTATTAGGAGTGATAATGGAACTAAATTTAAGAATTCATATTTTAATCAGTTTTGTGATGAACTTGTCATTGAACATCAATTTTCTGCACCTTATGTaccacaacaaaatggtgtagtgGAGTGTAAGAATTGAACTCTAGTTGAGATGGCCCGTACTCACTACTAGATATCCCCTTATTACCGACGGTGATTTTTAATATCCGACGGACCGTTGGCTAATACAGTAATATCCGACGGTGTAACTAATTGGCGACGGTTCTATAGATCTGTCGGGTATGACAATAAATAACTGATGGTGATATGACATACCcgacaaggaaaaaacaacGGTCAATTATTAATGTAATAGCTTACGGTCAATAGTAATGACCAACGGTTTGGCTTCCACCCACAATTATTAGCATTACATAGCCGACGGTGACTATACATTGTTGACGGTTCATAAAAAACTCTCGGCTATAAGTAACAATGACCGACGGTCAATTATCAACTCTCGGttataaatataaatacacGATGGTGAATAGTAATAGCCGACCGTTGACTTCACGCTCGGGTATGTTCGAGCATCCCCGACGGTACATATAGCCGACGGTTCACTGCAACCGTCGGCTATATGGTTATTTGACGGTGCTTTGACCCACGGCCATTATTTAATTTGCCAATGATGTATGAAATAATCTAGTCATACCTAGCTGAGATGAGTGGTCTCGTGGGCTATGGCTTCACGGTGTCAAGGGGAAAATAACCTAATTGATAAATGTTTTTTAGAAGAAATTTGCAATGCAAAAAAATATCTGGCCTTGTGTCCGCATATTAATTGATCGATCAGATGGACTCAACCATCAAGATAGCTCACAATGGAGACATTCATCTATCTGTCGTTGTGGAGGTGTGGGCACATGATATGTGTCAGTTGACCGTGGAAGATAACCTTCGCTCGATTAATTATGTACTAACTATATATATGCGTTCTTTTCAGTTTCTAGAGCCAATTTCTCCAGAAATTGCCCTCATCTAGCTTCACAGAGAAGCTGCACACCAAATTTGACTACAGAAGCCAAATTTGAGAGGCGGCTTCTCCTGATATCTGGGGAGAGGACAGCTTCCTAGAGAAGCCCTCAAACGAACTGAGCATATAGCTGTTGAGGCTGAATACACATATCTAAAAATCTCGTATGTGGTATTATAGAAGGGAGTCGTTGCAGCCGCCTCTGACAACATGAAAAATTAAAATCATTTCTATTGACAGCTTTTGCTTGCACTGGTTGAGTCTAGCTCACTTGCCAGCTGTATGCACTGCTTGGACCAAGATGTCAaacatttttaatttttaatgcTGCCTAGTAATAATTGAAACACATAATACTTATATGAAGTTGATTGAGATCAATTATAGGCGGTTGTGTTTGCTTGGTCATTAAGTAGCAATGTCCTTTCATATAAGTACGAGTTAAATTAAATATAATTGAAAAAGTGGACGATAAGAGAGAAACTTGTAAGTGCATGATAATTAATCAAGTAGTAATGTCCTAAATTAAATGAATATGCGTTTCAATATGAAAATTACGAAACTAATGTTTTTAGAATAATTTCGGCAAAAAGATACAAACAAGATGGCTCGAAAAATAATGCACCTTTTGGGCAATACGTGGGTTTGACCAATAACTTACGCTTGTGGAGTCTGAGTACTTGGCGCGGGCATTTTTTTTCGGGCGCGATCTGGCGCTAACTCTTGGCGCGCCCACCAAATTTAACCCGCTCGCAGCAGCTCGCCCATATCCTTGAGACCTCAACCGCTGCAGTCCCCTAATTCTGAAACAAACCCaccctcgatctcctccgaAACCGATGTACGTTGCTCTCCGACGGATGCCCAGGCGCACATCAATCCCTCTGCTTCCTCTGCTTCCGCTCTGACGGCGCGCAGGTGTCCAGCAGTTCCTTTGCGATGGACaaccttctcctccttctctcaCAGGCTGATCGAGTTATATGCTCGTGCTTCCGTGTCTTCTTGTTTAAAATTGTTTCTtgattgcaatttatttgtgCAGTAGTAGATTGTTCCATGAATTGTACTTAGGGAAGGATCATCCGTGAGTCATGATTGCAGTTCATAACTTTAATTTGGCTGGTTCTAGCAGATTTGCTAATTTTGTCTCCGTCTAGGACTCGTAGATctttgctgattttttttgactgaaaatCTTTGCTGATTTGTCTCCGTGTAGAACTAGTAGATCTTTAGTAATCAGCCATGATTGCAGTTCAGAACTTTAATTTGGCTGGTTCCATCGACAAGTATATATGTTATATAGAGTGACATTAGCACTGAATAATATATCATGGCTCTTAATTAGTACTTTCTAATGTAGTTGTTACATAATGTTCCATTTCGTTTGTTCTTCCCCTTGCATGTATTGGACAATGATCATTGTTATATTACTAATAAAGATGCATTTTGTCACCATGTACACAGGATTGGTCACTTGAATCATAGGCCTGTTGCAATAACTATGCCAAACAGGTCCCCTATTGCCCCCTTAGGAAACAACGGATCATCTGGCTCAAGTGCGCAGACAAAGGGCTAGAACCCCTAGAACTAAGACCGGAGCTGGTGACAAGCTAGAGGAAATTGATCGACCTCTTCTGGTTCCTATAGGCACATAAGTATTAGCTAGTTGCTTTACTTGTTGGGGCAATATTCATA includes:
- the LOC112271721 gene encoding uncharacterized protein LOC112271721, with the translated sequence MFVQGREVGTMLQGALNVVIQITCAKIVPNSYPRWRKKKWEDKKKKSPFSIKNKKRGDFARAVAHSIFSVINEYGEPCLSDVDIESDEDDASKGKRDINGMCLMVSNKNVTSCNAYDSDRNNEALRVRKENIWLVDSGCSRHMTGDKNWFSSLKRVSQAESVTSGDASTSTVVAKGLGN